A genomic window from Nocardioides sp. BP30 includes:
- a CDS encoding DUF2277 domain-containing protein: MCRNIRPLHNFEPPASSDEVSAAALQYVRKVSGTVRPSQANQEAFDRAVATIAHATQHLLDDLVTHAPKRDREVEAAKAKARAATRYAR; the protein is encoded by the coding sequence ATGTGCCGCAACATCCGACCCCTGCACAACTTCGAGCCGCCCGCCTCCTCCGACGAGGTGAGCGCCGCCGCCCTGCAGTACGTCCGCAAGGTGAGCGGCACGGTGCGGCCCTCGCAGGCCAACCAGGAGGCGTTCGACCGGGCCGTGGCGACGATCGCGCACGCCACCCAGCACCTTCTCGACGACCTCGTCACGCACGCACCCAAGCGCGACCGCGAGGTCGAGGCTGCCAAGGCGAAGGCGCGCGCCGCCACCCGGTACGCACGGTGA
- a CDS encoding HNH endonuclease signature motif containing protein has translation MHQIQTALATITAALDQATDANPVFLGTNDKKDVLAALMRSRTRLEELYLRVVASADDVAAELGARDVAAWLTAQHRVESPAAHTTLRLARELEARPVVRARLAQGRFSLEHARVILRGLDDLPDDLPAEVLARAEVTLCDLANEHRPKDLRRVASHLLEVIAPDIAEAAEAAAIQRLEEQAHARATLSITDLGDGTTRIHGIVPEVVGHRLRTYLQAYTQPRIAALEADGRVQPRSRLLAHAFAQLLENTDPTRLPAHGGDATTVVVTMTLDQLRAGLGVGWLDDGTPISTGETRRLACTAGIIPAVLGGNSEPLDLGRTRRLFTPTQRKALALRDKHCRTEGCTVPAAWCDAHHDQPWSTGGHTDLNHGSLLCGHHHRRAHDPTYQTTRLPDGRYRFQHRTGTVLRR, from the coding sequence ATGCATCAGATCCAGACGGCACTCGCCACGATCACTGCTGCCCTCGACCAGGCCACGGACGCGAACCCGGTCTTCCTGGGAACGAATGACAAGAAGGACGTGCTCGCCGCGCTGATGCGGTCCCGGACGCGGCTCGAGGAACTGTACCTGCGGGTGGTCGCCTCCGCCGACGATGTCGCCGCCGAGCTCGGTGCCCGCGATGTCGCGGCCTGGCTGACCGCGCAACACCGGGTCGAGAGTCCCGCCGCGCACACCACCCTTCGGTTGGCCCGGGAATTAGAGGCCCGGCCGGTGGTCCGGGCGAGGCTCGCGCAGGGTCGGTTCAGTCTCGAGCACGCCCGCGTGATCCTCCGTGGCTTGGACGACCTCCCCGACGACCTACCCGCCGAGGTGCTGGCGCGGGCGGAGGTCACCCTGTGCGACCTCGCGAACGAGCACCGCCCCAAGGACCTGCGCCGCGTCGCCAGCCATCTGTTGGAGGTCATCGCCCCCGACATTGCGGAAGCCGCCGAAGCCGCAGCGATCCAGCGGCTCGAGGAACAGGCCCACGCGAGAGCGACGCTGTCGATCACCGACCTCGGTGACGGGACGACCCGCATCCACGGCATCGTGCCCGAGGTCGTGGGTCATCGGTTGCGGACCTACCTGCAGGCCTACACCCAACCCCGCATCGCCGCCCTGGAGGCCGACGGCAGGGTCCAGCCCAGGAGCCGGCTCCTCGCCCATGCGTTCGCCCAACTCCTGGAGAACACCGACCCCACCCGACTCCCCGCCCACGGGGGTGATGCGACCACGGTGGTGGTGACCATGACCCTGGACCAGCTACGGGCCGGTCTCGGTGTTGGGTGGCTCGACGACGGCACCCCCATCAGCACCGGGGAGACCCGCCGACTCGCGTGCACCGCCGGGATCATCCCCGCCGTCCTCGGCGGCAACTCCGAACCCCTCGATCTGGGCCGCACCCGACGACTCTTCACCCCAACCCAGCGCAAGGCACTTGCGCTACGGGACAAGCACTGCCGCACCGAGGGCTGCACCGTTCCCGCCGCGTGGTGCGACGCCCACCACGACCAACCCTGGTCAACCGGCGGCCACACCGACCTGAATCACGGCTCCCTCCTCTGCGGCCACCACCACAGACGCGCCCACGACCCCACCTACCAAACCACCCGACTACCCGACGGCCGATACCGCTTCCAACACCGAACCGGGACCGTCCTGCGCCGGTGA
- a CDS encoding sensor histidine kinase, translating into MVTAAEGRHRAPQPGSPGDAADPSARFSAPVELLIEALLAVSADLELDGVLRRTLEAACVLTGAPHGMAAISGERAILYGESASAEPLSAGRAGLITTVLVGRVPYARLHLAARADGSDFDSCDELMLGRLVAAAGQAIGNALEYQHAGAAEAAVSAERDRIARDLHDTVIQQLFATGLQLQALRRTLGEEAGAGVTAAIRDLDTTMKDLRVTIYGLRRPRRATMLGQVEALVEEYAAGLGFRPQLQHSGPVEALLEGDLGDHVLATLREALSNIVKHAGASAADVELHVSPAWTMLRVRDNGVGIPPGESGVLGSGLANLRTRAERLGGLLRICGTRLDWIVPTGQ; encoded by the coding sequence GTGGTCACCGCAGCGGAAGGGCGCCACCGCGCGCCGCAGCCCGGCTCGCCGGGTGATGCTGCCGACCCCTCGGCGAGGTTCTCCGCGCCGGTCGAGCTCCTGATCGAGGCGCTCCTGGCTGTCTCCGCCGACCTGGAGCTCGACGGCGTGCTGCGCAGGACGCTCGAGGCCGCCTGCGTCCTGACCGGCGCGCCGCACGGCATGGCGGCGATCTCGGGCGAGCGCGCGATCCTGTACGGCGAGAGCGCTTCCGCCGAGCCGCTGAGCGCCGGACGCGCCGGTCTGATCACCACCGTGCTGGTCGGGCGCGTGCCGTACGCGCGCCTGCACCTGGCCGCACGCGCCGACGGCAGCGACTTCGACTCCTGCGACGAGCTGATGCTCGGCCGGCTGGTGGCCGCCGCGGGTCAGGCGATCGGCAACGCCCTGGAGTACCAGCACGCCGGGGCCGCTGAGGCTGCTGTCAGCGCCGAGCGCGATCGGATCGCGCGCGACCTGCACGACACCGTGATCCAGCAGCTGTTCGCGACCGGGCTGCAGCTGCAGGCGCTGCGCCGTACGCTCGGCGAGGAGGCGGGCGCCGGCGTCACCGCGGCGATCCGTGACCTCGACACCACCATGAAGGACCTGCGGGTCACCATCTACGGTCTGCGTCGCCCGCGACGCGCCACCATGCTGGGTCAGGTGGAGGCGCTGGTGGAGGAGTACGCCGCCGGTCTGGGCTTCCGGCCGCAGCTGCAGCACAGCGGCCCCGTCGAAGCGCTGCTGGAGGGGGACCTCGGCGACCACGTCCTGGCGACACTGCGCGAGGCGCTGTCGAACATCGTCAAGCACGCCGGAGCGAGCGCCGCAGACGTGGAGCTGCACGTCTCGCCGGCGTGGACGATGCTGCGCGTCCGCGACAACGGCGTCGGCATCCCGCCGGGGGAGAGCGGCGTGCTCGGCAGTGGGCTGGCCAACCTGCGCACCCGCGCGGAGCGGCTGGGCGGGTTGCTGCGGATCTGCGGCACCCGCCTGGACTGGATCGTCCCGACCGGACAGTGA
- a CDS encoding EscU/YscU/HrcU family type III secretion system export apparatus switch protein: protein MAGEKTEKPTAKRRRETRKKGQVARTPEFGQWLTILVVSALVGPLLTRELRTWQDIFEASLRSISDPEPAKALDLMGSAMRHAFMAIITLGSIVLVIGVVTAVAQGGMVFAPKAAKPSLKKLDPISGFKRLFGPQTLWQGAKILLKSAVVALIGYLAIRSIMPLIGGLMPMSTVIGTVQGKAINLLRTVAVVGLVLAAADYMMAKRRMDKQMKMTKDEVKDEHKQAEGDPKVKGAIRSRQLAMARSRMINSVADADVLLVNPTHVAVALKYDPEQGAPRVIARGAGAIAARIRAKAAESQVPLVQDVPLARALYRSCEVGQEIPRELFAAVAQVLAFVISRRGHGHQGGEHTTPRTVLEALPEVPTASRRRRAERAARPARAANVPLSAAEQLLDEE, encoded by the coding sequence ATGGCCGGGGAGAAGACCGAGAAGCCGACAGCCAAACGCCGCCGCGAGACGCGCAAGAAGGGGCAGGTCGCTCGCACGCCCGAGTTCGGCCAGTGGCTCACCATCCTGGTGGTCTCGGCGCTCGTCGGGCCACTGCTCACGCGGGAGCTGCGCACCTGGCAGGACATCTTCGAGGCCTCGCTGCGCTCGATCTCCGATCCCGAGCCGGCCAAGGCGCTGGATCTGATGGGCTCGGCGATGCGGCACGCGTTCATGGCGATCATCACCCTGGGCAGCATCGTGCTGGTCATCGGGGTGGTCACCGCCGTCGCGCAGGGCGGGATGGTGTTCGCCCCCAAGGCGGCCAAGCCCAGCCTGAAGAAGCTCGACCCGATCAGCGGCTTCAAGCGACTCTTCGGGCCGCAGACGCTGTGGCAGGGCGCCAAGATCCTGCTCAAGAGCGCCGTGGTGGCCTTGATCGGCTATCTGGCGATCCGTTCGATCATGCCGCTCATCGGCGGCCTGATGCCGATGAGCACCGTGATCGGGACCGTGCAGGGCAAGGCGATCAACCTGCTGCGCACAGTCGCCGTGGTCGGCCTCGTCCTCGCCGCCGCGGACTACATGATGGCCAAGCGCCGCATGGACAAGCAGATGAAGATGACCAAGGACGAGGTCAAGGACGAGCACAAGCAGGCCGAGGGCGACCCGAAGGTCAAGGGCGCGATCCGCTCGCGCCAGCTGGCCATGGCCCGCTCCCGGATGATCAACAGCGTCGCTGACGCCGACGTCCTGCTGGTGAACCCGACCCACGTGGCCGTCGCCCTCAAGTACGACCCGGAGCAGGGTGCCCCCCGCGTCATCGCCCGCGGTGCCGGCGCGATCGCCGCCCGGATCCGCGCCAAGGCGGCGGAGTCGCAGGTGCCGCTGGTGCAGGACGTCCCGCTCGCTCGTGCCCTCTACCGCTCCTGCGAGGTGGGGCAGGAGATCCCGCGCGAGCTGTTCGCCGCCGTCGCACAGGTCCTCGCCTTCGTGATCTCGCGGCGGGGCCACGGGCACCAGGGTGGCGAGCACACCACCCCGCGCACCGTCCTCGAAGCGCTGCCCGAGGTGCCGACAGCGAGCAGGCGTCGCCGCGCCGAACGCGCGGCGCGTCCGGCGCGCGCCGCCAACGTGCCGCTCAGCGCGGCGGAGCAGCTGCTCGACGAGGAGTAG
- the flhA gene encoding flagellar biosynthesis protein FlhA, giving the protein MKSYAKLGVPIGIVLIVVMLVVPLPAAALDLLIAANITGALLVLLTTMFITRALDFASFPSVILVMTLFRLALNVSATRLVLLHGYAGKVIDTFGHFVVGGSLIVGLIVFAILLIIQFVVITKGAGRVAEVGARFTLDAMPGKQMSIDADLNSGLIDDEEAKQRRAEVHAEADFHGAMDGASKFVQGDAVAAIIITLVNLLGGFAIGMVQNHLSFSEAINTYSLLSIGDGLVSQIPALLLSVATGLIVTRAAGNEDMGSDILRQLGARRTPLRVAGFAALAICIIPGLPKIPFIIAGGALLLASTRVQEAPAAAALDPLLDAPPPKNPDAPEQLAADILVDPLGLELSADLIDLVDPAAGGDLLDRVKALRRKIATDLGIVIPPVRTRDNLDLPLRFYAITLFGVEVARGEAPRGCVLAIGDFLGSLPGQATREPVFGLDAKWIPAELRHQAEMGGATVVDRASVVTTHLSEVVTAHAGRLLGREDVRLLTDVVKRTHPVVIEELTPAQLSLGEIQRVLRALLEENVSVRDLVRIFEALSLRAPVSKDLDGLVEAARAALGPAIVAPYLTDGAVSAISLEPMLEQGMLEALRATEQGAVLALDPDTAQNVLTRAAQLVQVGEDNNVRAVLVCAPQLRAAVRRLMAPALPRLPILSYTEISGASSVHSIGVVAGSRVDGGANLSVVGA; this is encoded by the coding sequence GTGAAGTCCTACGCCAAGCTCGGCGTGCCCATCGGCATCGTGCTGATCGTGGTCATGCTGGTCGTGCCGCTTCCGGCCGCGGCGCTGGACCTGCTGATCGCCGCCAACATCACCGGTGCGCTGCTCGTGCTGCTCACCACGATGTTCATCACCCGCGCGCTCGACTTCGCATCCTTCCCCTCGGTCATCTTGGTGATGACCCTGTTCCGGCTCGCGCTCAACGTCTCCGCCACCCGGCTCGTGCTGCTGCACGGGTACGCCGGGAAGGTCATCGACACGTTCGGCCACTTCGTCGTCGGTGGCTCGCTCATCGTCGGCCTCATCGTCTTCGCGATCCTGCTGATCATCCAGTTCGTGGTGATCACCAAGGGCGCGGGCCGCGTCGCCGAGGTCGGTGCCCGCTTCACCCTCGACGCCATGCCCGGCAAGCAGATGTCGATCGACGCCGACCTGAACTCCGGCCTGATCGACGATGAGGAGGCCAAGCAGCGCCGCGCCGAGGTGCACGCCGAGGCCGACTTCCACGGCGCCATGGACGGTGCGTCCAAGTTCGTCCAGGGTGACGCGGTCGCCGCCATCATCATCACGCTGGTCAACCTGCTGGGCGGGTTCGCGATCGGCATGGTGCAGAACCACCTCAGCTTCAGCGAGGCGATCAACACCTACTCGCTGCTCTCTATCGGTGACGGCCTGGTCTCGCAGATCCCGGCCCTGCTGCTCTCGGTGGCCACCGGTCTGATCGTCACCCGCGCCGCGGGCAACGAGGACATGGGCTCGGACATCCTGCGCCAGCTCGGCGCACGCCGTACGCCGCTGCGCGTCGCGGGCTTCGCCGCCCTCGCCATCTGCATCATTCCCGGGCTGCCCAAGATCCCGTTCATCATCGCCGGTGGGGCCCTGCTGCTGGCCTCCACCCGGGTGCAGGAGGCGCCGGCGGCCGCCGCGCTCGACCCGCTGCTGGACGCGCCGCCGCCGAAGAACCCGGACGCCCCCGAGCAGCTCGCCGCGGACATCCTGGTCGACCCGCTCGGCCTCGAGCTCTCCGCCGACCTCATCGATCTCGTCGACCCCGCCGCCGGCGGCGACCTGCTCGACCGGGTCAAGGCGCTGCGCCGCAAGATCGCCACCGACCTGGGCATCGTCATCCCGCCGGTGCGCACCCGCGACAACCTCGACCTGCCGCTGCGCTTCTACGCGATCACGCTGTTCGGCGTCGAGGTGGCCCGCGGCGAGGCGCCGCGGGGCTGCGTCCTCGCGATCGGCGACTTCCTCGGCTCGCTGCCGGGTCAGGCCACCCGCGAGCCGGTCTTCGGCCTGGATGCGAAGTGGATCCCGGCCGAACTGCGCCACCAGGCCGAGATGGGCGGGGCGACGGTCGTCGACCGGGCCTCGGTCGTCACCACCCACCTCTCCGAGGTGGTCACCGCCCACGCCGGTCGCCTGCTCGGCCGCGAGGACGTCCGCCTGCTCACCGACGTGGTCAAGCGCACGCATCCGGTCGTGATCGAGGAGCTCACACCCGCCCAGCTCTCGCTCGGCGAGATCCAGCGGGTGCTGCGGGCACTCCTCGAGGAGAACGTCTCGGTCCGCGACCTGGTGCGCATCTTCGAGGCGCTCTCGCTGCGCGCACCGGTCTCGAAGGATCTCGACGGGCTAGTCGAGGCTGCGCGCGCCGCGCTCGGCCCGGCGATCGTCGCGCCGTACCTCACCGACGGCGCGGTCTCCGCGATCAGTCTCGAGCCGATGCTCGAGCAGGGAATGCTCGAGGCGCTGCGGGCGACCGAGCAGGGAGCGGTGCTCGCGCTCGATCCCGATACCGCCCAGAACGTCCTGACCCGCGCAGCCCAGCTCGTCCAGGTCGGGGAGGACAACAACGTCCGGGCGGTGCTGGTCTGCGCGCCGCAGCTGCGCGCCGCCGTACGCCGTCTCATGGCTCCGGCGCTGCCGCGCCTCCCGATCCTGTCCTACACCGAGATCAGCGGCGCCTCGAGCGTCCACTCGATCGGCGTCGTCGCCGGTAGCCGCGTCGACGGCGGAGCCAATCTCTCGGTGGTGGGTGCGTGA